A genomic window from Neoarius graeffei isolate fNeoGra1 chromosome 5, fNeoGra1.pri, whole genome shotgun sequence includes:
- the zic1 gene encoding zinc finger protein ZIC 1 isoform X1, with protein sequence MLLDAGAQYPAIGVTTFGSSRHHSAGEVADREVALGINPFADGMGAFKINHGSHELGSAGQAAFSSQAPAGYAAAAALGHHHHHHHHATHVGSYSTAAAAAFNSTRDFLFRNRGFGDATGAQHSLFASAAGSFAGPHGHSDAAGHLLFPGLHEQAATHASASSVVNGQMRLGFSGDVYGRAEQYGHVASPRSDPHYASTQLHGYGPVNMNMAAHHGAGAFFRYMRQPIKQELICKWIEPEQLSNPKKSCNKTFSTMHELVTHLTVEHVGGPEQSNHVCFWEECSREGKPFKAKYKLVNHIRVHTGEKPFPCPFPGCGKVFARSENLKIHKRTHTGEKPFKCEFDGCDRRFANSSDRKKHMHVHTSDKPYLCKMCDKSYTHPSSLRKHMKVHESSSQGSQPSPAASSGYESSTPPTIVSPSTENQGSSSISPSASSTVHHTTTSTLASNFNEWYV encoded by the exons ATGCTCTTGGACGCAGGAGCGCAGTATCCGGCGATCGGAGTGACTACTTTCGGTTCCTCCAGACATCACTCAGCGGGTGAAGTGGCGGACCGAGAGGTGGCTTTGGGGATCAATCCGTTCGCAGACGGCATGGGCGCGTTCAAAATCAACCACGGCTCGCACGAGCTCGGGTCCGCCGGCCAGGCAGCGTTCTCCTCGCAGGCGCCCGCCGGGTACGCGGCCGCGGCCGCCCTGggacaccatcaccaccaccatcaccacgcgACCCACGTCGGCTCGTACTCTACGGCTGCAGCTGCGGCGTTCAACTCCACGCGGGACTTTCTCTTCCGGAACCGGGGGTTCGGAGACGCGACAGGCGCGCAGCACAGCCTCTTCGCCTCTGCCGCCGGAAGCTTCGCGGGGCCGCACGGGCACTCGGACGCCGCCGGGCACCTGCTTTTCCCAGGACTACACGAGCAAGCAGCGACGCACGCGTCCGCCTCGAGTGTAGTGAACGGCCAGATGCGCCTGGGCTTTTCCGGCGATGTGTACGGCCGGGCTGAGCAGTACGGCCACGTGGCGAGCCCCAGGTCCGATCCACACTACGCCTCAACGCAGCTACACGGCTACGGCCCCGTCAACATGAACATGGCTGCACATCACGGCGCCGGTGCCTTCTTCCGTTACATGAGGCAACCGATCAAGCAAGAGCTCATCTGCAAATGGATCGAACCGGAGCAGCTCAGCAACCCGAAAAAGTCCTGCAACAAAACTTTCAGCACCATGCACGAGCTCGTCACTCACCTGACCGTGGAGCACGTCGGCGGACCCGAGCAGTCAAATCACGTCTGTTTTTGGGAAGAGTGCTCACGGGAAGGGAAACCGTTCAAGGCCAAATATAAGCTCGTGAACCATATCAGAGTGCACACCGGAGAGAAACCGTTTCCGTGTCCGTTCCCTGGCTGTGGCAAAGTGTTTGCAAGATCAGAAAACCTCAAAATTCACAAGAGGACgcacacag GTGAAAAACCTTTTAAGTGTGAGTTTGACGGCTGTGACAGACGGTTTGCTAACAGCAGCGACCGAAAGAAACACATGCACGTCCACACGTCAGATAAACCCTATCTGTGCAAAATGTGCGACAAATCATACACACACCCCAGCTCCCTCCGGAAACACATGAAG GTTCACGAGTCTTCATCTCAGGGCTCCCAGCCGTCTCCAGCAGCCAGCTCGGGCTACGAGTCCTCCACTCCTCCTACCATCGTGTCTCCATCCACAGAGAACCAGGGCAGCAGCTCCATATCGCCTTCAGCCTCCTCCACCGTGCACCACACCACCACCTCCACCCTGGCCTCAAATTTTAACGAATGGTACGTGTAA
- the zic4 gene encoding zinc finger protein ZIC 4, which translates to MSVDALGSPVMDPAFSKRSTALRLVDLAGAHHHHHHHHHHTPQSVTGFPGFGGHAHSMAHAHPGEITAEPRLGPSPFGPEPMGHSAALKISPAHHYPHHHHHHHHHHNHHIAGHGEVVSSPTGAFGPVQAAATVPYSMSHAAQALSAGRDFLIRRDLTAQGAMPALTEQTSGSASHHGVFVSTTGSYPGHYGHLHPDAGAHALFPGLHHEQPSNGAPGGQASNGQIRLGLPGDMYVRTDHLSQVASSRSDPFATSSPLHGLNLNMNLSTHHHHHHHHGHGAFFRYMRQPIKQELICKWLEPENSAKKLCSKTYSTMHELVTHVTVEHVGGPEQANHVCFWEECPREGKPFKAKYKLVNHIRVHTGEKPFPCPFPGCGKVFARSENLKIHKRTHTGEKPFKCEFDGCDRRFANSSDRKKHSHVHTSDKPYNCKVRGCDKSYTHPSSLRKHMKVHCKSPPPPSSGYESSTPSLVSPSSDLGRDTLSGSQAANLSEWYVCHSSGPGGTHTPPSGSSTPDPSEAPPYQNS; encoded by the exons ATGAGCGTAGATGCGTTGGGAAGCCCCGTGATGGACCCTGCGTTTTCCAAACGGAGCACGGCACTGAGATTAGTTGACTTGGCAGGggctcaccaccatcaccatcatcatcaccaccataccCCTCAGAGCGTGACAGGCTTCCCGGGGTTTGGCGGGCACGCGCACTCAATGGCTCACGCGCACCCTGGGGAGATCACGGCGGAACCCCGCCTGGGGCCGAGTCCATTCGGGCCAGAACCCATGGGGCACTCGGCGGCCCTCAAAATCAGCCCAGCCCATCAttatccccaccaccaccaccaccaccaccaccatcacaatcatcatatCGCAGGCCACGGTGAAGTGGTCTCCAGTCCAACGGGAGCTTTCGGCCCGGTGCAGGCTGCAGCGACGGTCCCGTACTCCATGTCTCACGCGGCCCAGGCTCTATCCGCAGGTAGGGATTTCCTTATTCGCCGAGATCTGACAGCTCAAGGCGCCATGCCCGCGCTGACCGAGCAGACCTCTGGTTCCGCCTCTCACCACGGAGTGTTTGTCTCGACCACAGGTAGCTACCCGGGACACTATGGCCACCTTCACCCTGACGCCGGAGCGCATGCTCTCTTCCCTGGACTCCATCATGAGCAGCCGTCCAACGGAGCACCGGGTGGCCAAGCCTCAAACGGACAAATAAGGCTAGGCTTACCGGGAGACATGTACGTCAGGACCGATCACTTGAGTCAAGTGGCGAGCAGCAGATCGGATCCGTTTGCAACATCTTCGCCTCTCCACGGTCTCAATCTGAACATGAACCTCAGcactcaccaccaccaccaccaccatcacggaCACGGTGCCTTCTTCCGTTACATGAGGCAACCGATCAAGCAAGAGCTCATCTGCAAGTGGCTCGAGCCAGAAAACTCGGCCAAGAAACTCTGCTCCAAAACTTACAGCACCATGCACGAGCTGGTGACGCATGTGACCGTGGAGCACGTCGGCGGACCCGAGCAGGCGAACCACGTCTgtttctgggaagagtgtccgcgAGAAGGGAAACCATTTAAAGCCAAGTATAAGCTCGTGAACCATATCAGAGTGCACACCGGAGAGAAACCGTTTCCGTGTCCGTTCCCTGGCTGTGGCAAAGTGTTTGCCCGATCAGAAAACCTGAAAATCCACAAGAGGACGCACACAG GCGAAAAGCCATTCAAGTGCGAATTTGATGGCTGTGACCGACGCTTTGCCAACAGCAGCGACCGGAAGAAGCACTCGCACGTGCACACCAGCGACAAGCCATACAACTGCAAAGTGCGCGGCTGtgacaagtcctacacacacccaAGCTCCCTGCGCAAACACATGAAGGTGCACTGCAAGTCACCACCTCCTCCGAGCTCAGGCTACGAGTCCTCCACTCCGTCCCTGGTGTCCCCGTCATCCGATTTGGGTCGAGACACTCTGTCAGGGTCGCAGGCCGCCAATCTGAGCGAGTGGTACGTGTGTCACAGCTCGGGTCCTGGTGGCACACACACCCCTCCGAGCGGCTCGTCCACCCCGGATCCCTCAGAGGCTCCACCGTATCAGAACTCCTGA
- the zic1 gene encoding zinc finger protein ZIC 1 isoform X2, with amino-acid sequence MLLDAGAQYPAIGVTTFGSSRHHSAGEVADREVALGINPFADGMGAFKINHGSHELGSAGQAAFSSQAPAGYAAAAALGHHHHHHHHATHVGSYSTAAAAAFNSTRDFLFRNRGFGDATGAQHSLFASAAGSFAGPHGHSDAAGHLLFPGLHEQAATHASASSVVNGQMRLGFSGDVYGRAEQYGHVASPRSDPHYASTQLHGYGPVNMNMAAHHGAGAFFRYMRQPIKQELICKWIEPEQLSNPKKSCNKTFSTMHELVTHLTVEHVGGPEQSNHVCFWEECSREGKPFKAKYKLVNHIRVHTGEKPFPCPFPGCGKVFARSENLKIHKRTHTGEKPFKCEFDGCDRRFANSSDRKKHMHVHTSDKPYLCKMCDKSYTHPSSLRKHMKVHESSSQGSQPSPAASSGYESSTPPTIVSPSTENQGSSSISPSASSTVHHTTTSTLASNFNEWK; translated from the exons ATGCTCTTGGACGCAGGAGCGCAGTATCCGGCGATCGGAGTGACTACTTTCGGTTCCTCCAGACATCACTCAGCGGGTGAAGTGGCGGACCGAGAGGTGGCTTTGGGGATCAATCCGTTCGCAGACGGCATGGGCGCGTTCAAAATCAACCACGGCTCGCACGAGCTCGGGTCCGCCGGCCAGGCAGCGTTCTCCTCGCAGGCGCCCGCCGGGTACGCGGCCGCGGCCGCCCTGggacaccatcaccaccaccatcaccacgcgACCCACGTCGGCTCGTACTCTACGGCTGCAGCTGCGGCGTTCAACTCCACGCGGGACTTTCTCTTCCGGAACCGGGGGTTCGGAGACGCGACAGGCGCGCAGCACAGCCTCTTCGCCTCTGCCGCCGGAAGCTTCGCGGGGCCGCACGGGCACTCGGACGCCGCCGGGCACCTGCTTTTCCCAGGACTACACGAGCAAGCAGCGACGCACGCGTCCGCCTCGAGTGTAGTGAACGGCCAGATGCGCCTGGGCTTTTCCGGCGATGTGTACGGCCGGGCTGAGCAGTACGGCCACGTGGCGAGCCCCAGGTCCGATCCACACTACGCCTCAACGCAGCTACACGGCTACGGCCCCGTCAACATGAACATGGCTGCACATCACGGCGCCGGTGCCTTCTTCCGTTACATGAGGCAACCGATCAAGCAAGAGCTCATCTGCAAATGGATCGAACCGGAGCAGCTCAGCAACCCGAAAAAGTCCTGCAACAAAACTTTCAGCACCATGCACGAGCTCGTCACTCACCTGACCGTGGAGCACGTCGGCGGACCCGAGCAGTCAAATCACGTCTGTTTTTGGGAAGAGTGCTCACGGGAAGGGAAACCGTTCAAGGCCAAATATAAGCTCGTGAACCATATCAGAGTGCACACCGGAGAGAAACCGTTTCCGTGTCCGTTCCCTGGCTGTGGCAAAGTGTTTGCAAGATCAGAAAACCTCAAAATTCACAAGAGGACgcacacag GTGAAAAACCTTTTAAGTGTGAGTTTGACGGCTGTGACAGACGGTTTGCTAACAGCAGCGACCGAAAGAAACACATGCACGTCCACACGTCAGATAAACCCTATCTGTGCAAAATGTGCGACAAATCATACACACACCCCAGCTCCCTCCGGAAACACATGAAG GTTCACGAGTCTTCATCTCAGGGCTCCCAGCCGTCTCCAGCAGCCAGCTCGGGCTACGAGTCCTCCACTCCTCCTACCATCGTGTCTCCATCCACAGAGAACCAGGGCAGCAGCTCCATATCGCCTTCAGCCTCCTCCACCGTGCACCACACCACCACCTCCACCCTGGCCTCAAATTTTAACGAATG gaaaTGA